AATTAAATAGTTATTTATATTCAAGTATTATTTATGTTAAATCAGTTAATTATTTAAGACATTAGTATTATTCATTTTTAATGACATGTAGGTGGAGATATTTATTTTAAGTGTAGATCAATGATCCTACCCCATATTTATTGGGATATTTATATTATGAAATTTATTGAAAAAAAAATACAAAACTTAAGAAAAAAATTACGTCATTGGGAATATTTGTATTATTTAAAAAATGAATCTGAAGTATCTGATGAAAAATATGATGCAATATTAGAAGAACTACATCAGTTAGAAAAAATTTATCCACATCTGATTACAGAGAGTTCTCCTACCCAACGTGTAGGAGGTGTATTGCCGGATAATTTTAAGAAAATAAATCATAAAATACCAATGTTATCTTTAAATAGTATTGTTAAATCATATCAATTATTGTTATTTGACAGACGAATAAAACTTAAACTTGATAATAATCATATTATCTCATATTGTTGTGAGTTAAAAATAGACGGAGTGGCAGTTAGTTTATTATATAAAAATGGGGAATTGGTTTGTGCAGCAACTCGAGGTGACGGAAGAATTGGAGAAGATATTACTAAAAATGTGCGTACTATTTGTTCGGTGCCTATGTATTTAAAAATTGATACTAATAATCATGATGTATTACCATATTGGTTAGAGGTTAGAGGAGAAATATTTATATCTAAATTATGCTTTTTGCAATTGAATAAGATAACAGTGCGGGAAGGTAATAGACCTTTTTCTAATTCTAGAAATGCTGCTTCTGGTTCACTACGCCAGTTAGATCCTGCTATTACCGCTAAACGGCCATTAAGTTTTTATTGTTATGGTGTTAGTGATTATTTTGGAGAAAAAGAATTGCCAGATAGTCATTGGGAACGATTGCAGTTATGTAAAAATTGGGGTTTACCAATTAGTAATCATATTCGTTTAGTTAGTGGAATTGATAAGGTATTAGAATATTATTCTTATATAGAAAAAATACGAGCTAGTTTAGAGTTTAACATTGATGGGATAGTTGTTAAAATAAATAGTTGTAAATATCGAGATAAGTTAGGTTGTGGATCTAAAGCTCCTAATTGGGCTGTTTCTTATAAATTTCCAGCAGAGGTAGGATCTACTAAAGTAGATAATGTAATTTTTCAGGTTGGACGAACAGGTATTATTACCCCAATAGCTTATTTAGAACCTATTGTGATTTCTGATGTTACAATTAGGAAGGTTAGTATTCATAATATCAATGAAGTAAAGAGACTTGGATTAATGATTGGAGATACGGTTCGTATACAAAGATCTGGTGATGTTATTCCTAAAATTTTAGAAGTAGTTTTATCGAAACGTACTGATCGCGCGAAAGCTATAGAGTTTCCAGATTTCTGCCCGATATGTGGATCTCTTATTGCTACATGGTATCGTCAGTCAATATTGCGCTGTACAGCTGGATTAGCGTGTCTTGCTCAACGAAAGGCAGCGCTTAAACATTTTTCTTCTAGGAAAGCAATGAATATTTGCGGCATGGGAAATAGAATTATTGACCAATTAGTTAATAAAAATTTAGTATCCACTCCGGTTGATTTTTTTAATTTGAGTAAAAATAAGTTACTTTGTTTAGAGGGATTCGGAACGGAATATGTCGAACGCTTATTATGGGCTATTGAAAATTCTAAAAAAATTACTTTGGCTCGTTTTATATATGCATTAGGTATTCGGGGTGTAGGTGAAACGGTAGCTAACAACTTAGCTGTTGTATATAAAACTCTTGAAAATTTAGTTACTGCTGATTTACGGTCATTGTCAAGTTTGAAATATGTAGGACCAATTGTGGCTAATAACATATATTATTTTTTTAGAAATCCTGATAATCTAAAAAATGTACAGGATTTAATTGATCCCTCTATTGGGATTCAATTAAGCGTTATTATTTAAACAAAAAATTTTAAAAGATTTTAAAAATTATAGGGATGTTACAAAAATTTTTTTGTTAAAACAATTTAGATAAAAATAAAGGATTGTAAATTTAAGTTTTCTAGTAAATATTTGGTTATATTAATGAAATTTTATTATTTAGGTTTAAAGTTACTAAATATATTTTTACTTTTCTTTTAAACTTTAGTAAAGAGTAGTGATTTATTAATAATTAGGTATTAATAAAATAAAGATATGGTAAAATTTTTATTAATTACATTAATTATTTAAATTGTTTCTTATGAAGAATGATGATGCGCAACAATTAATTCCTTGGGTCGTGCAGGAATCGAACCTGCGACCAATTGATTAAAAGTCAACTGCTCTACCTTCTGAGCTAACGACCCTAAGTTTATCAAGATAAATAAAATAGGTGATGGCGGATTCGAACCGCCGACCCTCTCCTTGTAAGGGAGATGCTCTACCGACTGAGCTAATCACCTTTTCTATTGCTTGGATTGAATTATATGGATTCATTGACATG
This genomic interval from Candidatus Blochmannia sp. SNP contains the following:
- the ligA gene encoding NAD-dependent DNA ligase LigA, giving the protein MKFIEKKIQNLRKKLRHWEYLYYLKNESEVSDEKYDAILEELHQLEKIYPHLITESSPTQRVGGVLPDNFKKINHKIPMLSLNSIVKSYQLLLFDRRIKLKLDNNHIISYCCELKIDGVAVSLLYKNGELVCAATRGDGRIGEDITKNVRTICSVPMYLKIDTNNHDVLPYWLEVRGEIFISKLCFLQLNKITVREGNRPFSNSRNAASGSLRQLDPAITAKRPLSFYCYGVSDYFGEKELPDSHWERLQLCKNWGLPISNHIRLVSGIDKVLEYYSYIEKIRASLEFNIDGIVVKINSCKYRDKLGCGSKAPNWAVSYKFPAEVGSTKVDNVIFQVGRTGIITPIAYLEPIVISDVTIRKVSIHNINEVKRLGLMIGDTVRIQRSGDVIPKILEVVLSKRTDRAKAIEFPDFCPICGSLIATWYRQSILRCTAGLACLAQRKAALKHFSSRKAMNICGMGNRIIDQLVNKNLVSTPVDFFNLSKNKLLCLEGFGTEYVERLLWAIENSKKITLARFIYALGIRGVGETVANNLAVVYKTLENLVTADLRSLSSLKYVGPIVANNIYYFFRNPDNLKNVQDLIDPSIGIQLSVII